From the genome of Altererythrobacter sp. BO-6:
CGACAGCGAGATGCTGACGGTGCGGTTCCGCAACGGCCGCAGCCTCGGCAAGGTCGAGGAAAGTTTTGCCGCCACGCTTTCACCCGGCGACACTTTCTTCTTCGCCGGAATGAGCCTGGAGGTCGAGCAGGTGAAGGACATGGACGTGGTCGTCCGCGCCGCGAAGAAGAGCGCAACGATCCCGAGCTATGGTGGCGCGCGCATGCCGCTGACCACGCATCTTTCGGCACGGGTACGCGAGATGCTGGTCGATCGCGTGGGCTGGGCGCGCTTCCCCGATGATGTGCGCGAATGGCTGGAAGTGCAGGACTGGCGCAGCCAGATGCCCGGGCCGGGCATGTTGCTGGTCGAAAGCTTCCCGCATCAACGCAAGCATTACAGCGTGTATTATACCTTCGAAGGCTGGAATGCGAACCAGAGCCTGGGCATGCTGATCACACGGCGGATGGAAGACCGCGGGCTGCAGCCGGGCGGTTTCGTCGCCAATGACTATTCGCTCGCCGTGTGGGGGTTGAAACCGGTGACCGATCCCGCACCCCTGCTCTCGCCGGATATCCTGGAGCACGAATTCGTCGAGTGGGTGCAGGAAAGCTATCTGCTCAAACGCGCCTTTCGCGAGGTCGCGGTGATCGGCGGGTTGGTCGAGCGGCAGCATCCGGGCAAACGCAAGACCGGCAAGCAGGTCACCTTCTCGACCGATCTGATCTATGATGTGCTGCGCAAATACGAGCCTGACCATGTGCTGCTCGAAGCGGCCTGGGCCGATGCGCGCGCGCGCATGACCGATGTCGGGCGATTGGCCGACCTGCTTGAACGGTCCGCGCGCGAGCTCGTCCATGTCGAGCTGGAGCGGGTCAGCCCGCTGGCTGTGCCCGTGATGACGATGATCGGGCGCGAGGCAGTGCCGCAAGGCGCGATCGATGAGGAATTGCTGCTGGAGGCGGAGACGCTGGCTGGCGAAGCAATGCGGGTGGACCCCAACGGAGACGAATAGTCGGCGAATAGTCGGCGAATAGTGGGCGAAGAAAAAGGGGCGGATCGCTCCGCCCCTCGATCTGTTTGTTTGTGACTTCAGCTTACTGCTGGCCGCCAGCCCCGGGGCCAACGGAGCCGAAAGTACGATACTTCTCGTTACCGACGAAGCCGAACTTGGTCACACCCGACGCCTTGATGATCCGCAGTACATTGGCCGACAGTTCGTAGCTGGCGAGTGCTTCCGGTTCGAACTGCAGTTCCGGTTCTGGATCGATCGTCAGCGATTGCTGCAAGTTGGTTGCCAGCTCGCTCATCGTGATCGGCTGGGCATTCCACAGAATCTCGTTATTCTGCGTCAGCACCAGCTTGTTCTTGATCGGATCGATCGGTGGCGGGTTATCGTTCGGGGTCGGCTGCGGAAGGTCGATGTCGACCGAGTGCGTGGCGACCGGGATGGTGATGATGAACATGATCAGCAGAACGAGCAGGACGTCGATCAACGGCGTCATGTTCATTTCCATCATCGGCGAGCCATCGTCTTTACCGCCTGACATTGCCATGGGTTAATACTCCTGTGTCTTTCTCAGGCGCTTCAGATGCCCGGCTCGACCGGGTTCGAAATGAAGCCCACGGTGGGGTAGCCAGCCGACTGAACGTTATAGATCGCGCCAGCCACGCAGCGCCACGGTGCATTCACGTCACCGCGAATGTGGACCTGCGGGATCTGGTCCGGGTCTTCCATCAGGGCTTCCGGCCCGCCTGCACGCTCAACGATCGCTTCGAGCCGGCGGAACGC
Proteins encoded in this window:
- a CDS encoding biopolymer transporter ExbD encodes the protein MAMSGGKDDGSPMMEMNMTPLIDVLLVLLIMFIITIPVATHSVDIDLPQPTPNDNPPPIDPIKNKLVLTQNNEILWNAQPITMSELATNLQQSLTIDPEPELQFEPEALASYELSANVLRIIKASGVTKFGFVGNEKYRTFGSVGPGAGGQQ